In Arthrobacter sp. CDRTa11, one DNA window encodes the following:
- a CDS encoding permease prefix domain 1-containing protein encodes MEQHAELEAQIDRWRGYVQRRQAISAADIEELEDHLREQIADRQATGLDDEEAFLVAIKRLGNLDAVSREYAREHSDRLWKQLALVPGDSDGGAPPYRELAVVLTLAVGAGVAVKAGLTWMDDGGILARNLGLLVFPFLAAYFAWKRRFSWTVAVALLVPFAALAVLLNAYPFASGGSTEVLAVLHAPVILWLLAGVAYSGGKWRSDKRRMDFVRFTGELAIYYTLLALGGAVLIALTLATLQVVGVDFEPVLEDWILPFAVPGALVVATWLVEAKQQVVENIAPVLTRVFTPLTIAMLLVLLAVLATAGGLVDVDRNLLILLDAILVLVLCLLLYSISARDPLAPTGLADALQLVLVLAALAVDAVMLTAMLTRIAEFGFSPNKIAALGLNLLLLVHLVRAAWLTLGFLRGRTSFDALERWQTQYLPVYSAWAAVVVVVFPLVFGFA; translated from the coding sequence ATGGAGCAGCACGCTGAGCTGGAGGCCCAGATTGACCGCTGGCGCGGATACGTCCAGCGGCGCCAGGCAATCTCTGCCGCCGACATCGAAGAGCTGGAGGACCACCTGCGTGAGCAGATCGCGGACCGGCAGGCAACCGGCCTTGACGATGAGGAGGCCTTCCTCGTCGCCATCAAGCGCCTGGGCAACCTCGACGCCGTCTCCCGCGAGTACGCCCGGGAGCACTCGGACCGGCTGTGGAAACAGCTTGCGCTGGTCCCTGGGGACTCCGACGGCGGAGCGCCGCCGTACCGTGAGCTGGCCGTGGTGCTCACGCTCGCCGTCGGCGCCGGGGTGGCGGTCAAGGCCGGGCTCACCTGGATGGACGACGGCGGCATCCTGGCCCGCAATCTTGGCCTGCTCGTCTTCCCGTTCCTCGCGGCGTACTTCGCGTGGAAGCGCCGCTTCTCCTGGACAGTGGCAGTTGCGCTGCTTGTGCCATTCGCCGCCCTGGCCGTGCTGCTCAACGCCTACCCGTTTGCTTCCGGCGGCTCCACCGAGGTGCTTGCCGTCCTGCACGCCCCGGTAATTCTGTGGCTGCTTGCGGGAGTGGCGTACTCCGGCGGGAAGTGGCGGTCCGACAAACGGCGCATGGACTTTGTCCGGTTCACCGGCGAGCTGGCGATCTACTACACGCTCCTGGCCTTAGGCGGTGCGGTCCTGATCGCCCTCACGCTCGCCACCCTCCAAGTGGTGGGGGTCGACTTCGAGCCCGTTCTGGAGGACTGGATCCTCCCCTTTGCGGTGCCCGGCGCACTGGTGGTGGCCACGTGGCTGGTCGAAGCCAAGCAGCAGGTGGTCGAAAATATCGCCCCGGTCCTCACCCGGGTCTTTACACCCCTGACTATTGCCATGCTGCTGGTTCTGCTGGCCGTGCTGGCCACGGCTGGCGGCCTGGTGGACGTGGACCGCAACCTGTTGATCCTTTTGGACGCGATCCTGGTTCTTGTCCTCTGCCTGCTGCTCTACTCGATTTCGGCACGGGACCCACTGGCACCCACGGGACTGGCCGACGCGCTGCAGCTCGTCCTGGTACTCGCCGCCCTTGCAGTGGACGCTGTCATGCTGACGGCGATGCTGACCCGGATTGCCGAATTCGGATTCAGTCCCAACAAAATCGCGGCGCTGGGCCTGAACCTCCTGCTGCTGGTGCACTTGGTCCGGGCAGCCTGGCTGACGCTGGGGTTCCTGCGCGGGCGGACCAGCTTCGATGCGCTCGAGCGGTGGCAGACACAGTACTTGCCGGTCTACAGCGCCTGGGCGGCCGTGGTTGTGGTGGTTTTCCCGCTGGTCTTCGGCTTCGCCTG